The Pseudorasbora parva isolate DD20220531a chromosome 16, ASM2467924v1, whole genome shotgun sequence genome includes a region encoding these proteins:
- the mc1r gene encoding melanocyte-stimulating hormone receptor yields MNDSSRHHFSMKHMDYMYNTDNNITYNSSATPGDMNATGIAQIMIPQELFLMLGLISLVENILVVVAIIKNRNLHSPMYYFICCLAVSDMLVSVSNVVETLFMLLTEHGLLLVTAKMLQHLDNVIDIMICSSVVSSLSFLCTIAADRYITIFYALRYHSIMTTQRAVAIIAVVWLTSITSSSLFIVYYTDNAVIACLVTFFGVTLVFTAVLYLHMFILAHVHSKRIMALHKSRRQATSMKGAITLTILLGVFIICWGPFFLHLILILTCPANPYCKCYFSHFNLFLILIICNSLIDPLIYAYRSRELRKTLKEIIFCSWCFTM; encoded by the coding sequence ATGAATGACTCGTCGCGCCATCACTTCAGCATGAAACACATGGACTACATGTATAATACTGACAATAATATCACTTACAACAGTAGTGCAACTCCTGGTGACATGAATGCAACTGGGATCGCCCAAATCATGATCCCTCAGGAATTGTTTCTAATGCTCGGCTTGATCAGTTTGGTGGAAAACATTTTGGTGGTGGTGGCCATCATCAAGAACAGGAATCTCCACTCACCCATGTATTATTTCATCTGTTGTCTGGCGGTGTCGGACATGCTGGTGAGCGTAAGTAATGTGGTAGAGACGCTCTTCATGTTATTGACGGAGCATGGGCTGCTGCTCGTCACTGCAAAGATGTTACAGCACTTAGACAATGTGATCGACATTATGATCTGCAGTTCTGTCGTGTCCTCGTTGTCGTTCTTGTGCACTATTGCGGCGGACCGCTATATCACCATCTTTTACGCACTCCGGTACCACAGCATCATGACCACGCAGCGCGCCGTGGCCATCATCGCGGTGGTGTGGCTCACCAGCATTACCTCTAGCTCTTTATTTATCGTTTATTACACTGATAACGCGGTCATCGCCTGTCTCGTCacgttttttggcgtgacattGGTGTTCACGGCGGTTTTGTACCTACACATGTTCATCTTGGCGCACGTCCACTCCAAACGCATCATGGCCCTACATAAGAGTCGCCGGCAAGCCACTAGCATGAAGGGAGCCATCACTCTGACCATACTGCTCGGGGTTTTCATCATCTGCTGGGGGCCGTTTTTCCTCCACCTCATTCTTATCCTCACCTGTCCCGCAAACCCATACTGCAAGTGTTATTTCAGCCATTTCAACCTGTTCCTGATTCTTATCATATGCAACTCGCTTATAGACCCCCTCATTTATGCGTATCGCAGTCGGGAGCTGCGCAAAACGCTCAAAGAAATAATTTTTTGTTCGTGGTGCTTTACAAtgtga